CAGCCGGACAGGCGGGCGTGGTCAGCGTCATATCGATCTTTACCTGCTTGCCCTCTTCGTCGACGTTTACGTCGTACACCAGCCCCAGATCGACGATGTTGAGGCCGATCTCAGGATCGTACACGTTTCTCAGGGCAGCTCGGACCATATCTTCATTTATCATCATGGTACTCCTTAGTATCTGCTGGTTGCATTGTACCACCCGCTGTGGGCGCTACAGGTCGCCTTCCGGCACGACGATCGTCAGCCGATCGTCTTCGCGCAGTGGCGTATCGAGGCCCTGGAGGCCGCGCAGGTCCTGGCTGTTGCGGTAGATGCCCATTCCTGGCGGCAGCGTGCTCAGATCTTCCGGCAGGCGCGCCTTGAGGTCGGGATAGCGCTCGACCAGCTTGCCCAGCGCATCGCCAGCGGTGGCGGCATCCAGCGCGACTCGATCGTTGTATGCGGCGTAGGGCCGCAGCGCATTCGGCAAAATCACTGTGATCGCCATAGCTTCTATCTATCCTTTCACGATTCAGCCAGCGCCGTACGATGGTATTGGCTGCTGAGCATGCGTCGTGCCGCTGTTTAGCGCTGGCCCGCCTCACTCGCCAGCTCCTTGGTCGCCAGCCGCTTGATGTAGGCCAGGATCGTATGCACGCCCTGCAACCGGCGCGGCGAAAGCACATCTTGCAGGCCCATCTCCTGATAGAAGTCGCCGGGGATGCGCAGCACCTCCTCCGGCGTTGCGCCCTCCACGCCTTCGCTCAGCAGCGCGGCATAGCCCCGCACCGTCGGCGACTCTTCGGGCACGTCGAAGTGGAACTTCAGGTGATTGTTCTGGTTTTCGGCATACACGAACACGGGCGTCATGCACTCGTGAACCTGCTCCATCGCATCGCGCTGACCATGAAGCCATGCGGGCAGCGGCGGCATGTTGCGCGCGTATTCCAGCAGGAGCTCAAGCTTCTCAGCGCCTTCCGCCAGCTTGAAGTCCTCGATGATCTCTTCGAGCCGGGGCGGAATCTGGGTTTCAGACATTTCTATCTCCTGTATCCGCCGGATCATTATGCAATCCGTGCGAGAGAACAAAGAACAAACCGTTAGGAACCAAAGAACAAACCGTTAGGAACAAAGGACCCAAAGAACAAGAACGTTCTTGTCGCTTGTATTGTAGCAGAGGCCACATGCAAGAAGGACAGAAGCGCGTGGCCTCTGTCCTTCGGCGAGTCTGTCGAGCCGATTACTTCTCAATCGGCAGGCCGACGCCGTTGCCCCACTCGGTCCACGAGCCGTCGTAGTTGCGCACCTTGTCGTAGCCCAGCAGGTATGTCAGCACAAACCACGTGTGCGACGAGCGCTCGCCGATGCGGCAGTAGGCGATCACGTCTTTGTCGGGCGTGATGCCCTTCGAGCCGTAGATCTGCTCCAGCTCTGGACGCGATTTGAACGTGCTGTCTTCGTTGACCGCCGTGGCCCAGGGGATGTTCTGCGCGCCTGGGATGTGACCGCCGCGCAGCGCGCCTTCCTGGGGATACTCCGGCATGTGCAGCTTCTTGCCGGTGTACTCGTCGGGCGAGCGCACATCGACCAGCGCAACGTCACGCTGTTTAAGCGCCGCCAGCACCTGATCGCGGAAGGCGCGGATCTGCTCGTCCGAGCGCTCAGGAGCCGTGTAGTCCGTCGCCGGGTACTGCGGCACCTCCGTGGCGAGCTCGCGTCCCTCGTCGATCCACTTCTTGCGACCGCCGTTCATGATCTTGGCGTTGGTGTGCCCGAAGAGCTGGAAGACCCAGAAGGCATAGGTCGCCCACCAGTTGTTTTTGTCGCCGTAGAAGACGACCGTCGTGTCGTTGGCGATGCCCTTCTTGCGCATCAGCTTCTCGAAGCCTGCTTTGTCCAGATAATCGCGGACCAGCGGATCGTTGAGATCTTCTACCCAGTCGATTTTGACCGCGCCGGGGACGTGACCCAGATCGTAGAGCAGCACGTCTTCGTCGCACTCCACGATCCGCACGCCGGGATCGTCGCGGTGCTCCGCGACCCATTGTGTATCGACCAGTACCTCTGGACGGGCGTAGGTGTGTGAGGCTTGTGTCATGCGAACCTCCTCCTGCGGATATTCTAGCTAACGGCTACCTGAATCTCATCGCCGACGACGCGGACTTCATACGTCGCGATCGGCGTGACGGCTGGCAGCGTTCGGGGACGGCCCGACTCCAGGCTGAACTGCGAGCCGTGCAGCGGACACTCGATCGTGCATTCGTCGGTATCGACCTCGCCTTCGTGCAGCTCGGCGTATTCATGGCTACAAATGTTGTTGATGGCATAGAACTGCCCGTTGCAGGCCACGATCGCGATCATTTCTCCGTTGACTGTGCATGCCTTGACCGTGCCTTCGTTAAAGTCTTGGACGCTCGCCACCGTAACAAACTCCGCCATGCCTATACTCCTGTTTGTTACTCAAGTTACTATTGTATCATAGACCACGAGTGCAGTTGCCGGGCATAGGACAGCGGGGTAGAGGTGCGCACCTCTACCCCGCTGCCAGCGCTCGATCCTAGCCGACCGAGCCTTCCATCTCCATCTGGATCAGCCGGTTCAGCTCAACCGCGTACTCCATCGGCAGCTCGCGGGTGAACGGCTCCATGAAGCCCAGCACAATCATCGAGAGCGCCTCGGCCTCGCTCAGGCCGCGCGACATCAGGTAGAAGAGCTGGTCCTCGCCGATCTTGCCGACCGTCGCCTCGTGCGCCAGCGTGGCCTTGTCCTCTTCGATCTCGATGAACGGGATCGTATCCGAGGCCGAGCGATCATCCAGGATCAGCGCGTCGCACACGACGTTGACCTTGGCGTTGGTCGCGCCCGGCAGCACCTTCGCCAGGCCACGGTACGTCGTGCGGCCACCATTCTTCGACACCGACTTGTTGGTGATGCGGCTGGTGGTGTCCGGCGCAGCGTGGATCATCTTCGCGCCCGCGTCCTGGTGCTGGCCCTCACCCGCGTAGGCGACGGAGAGCACCTCGCCCTTTGCGCCGCGCCCCATCAGATAGACCGATGGATACTTCATCGTCAGGCGCGAGCCGATGTTGCCGTCGACCCACTCCATCTGCGCGTGCTCGTACGCAACGGCGCGCTTGGTGACGAGGTTGAAGATGTTGTTGGCCCAGTTCTGGATCGTCGTGTAGCGGCACTTGCCGTCCTTCTTGACGATGATCTCGACCACCGCCGAGTGCAGCGAGTTGGTGCTATAGACCGGCGCGGTGCAGCCTTCGATGTAGTGGACTTCCGCGCCCTCATCGACGATGATCAGCGTGCGCTCGAACTGGCCCATGTTCTCGGCGTTGATGCGGAAGTAGGCTTGCAGCGGAATATCCACC
This window of the Herpetosiphonaceae bacterium genome carries:
- a CDS encoding metal-sulfur cluster assembly factor, producing the protein MMINEDMVRAALRNVYDPEIGLNIVDLGLVYDVNVDEEGKQVKIDMTLTTPACPAGPMIIESAQKEVLTLRDVHPQLEEAKINLVWTPFWNPSMMSEDAKEELGYF
- a CDS encoding MoaD/ThiS family protein, with amino-acid sequence MAITVILPNALRPYAAYNDRVALDAATAGDALGKLVERYPDLKARLPEDLSTLPPGMGIYRNSQDLRGLQGLDTPLREDDRLTIVVPEGDL
- a CDS encoding SufE family protein, encoding MSETQIPPRLEEIIEDFKLAEGAEKLELLLEYARNMPPLPAWLHGQRDAMEQVHECMTPVFVYAENQNNHLKFHFDVPEESPTVRGYAALLSEGVEGATPEEVLRIPGDFYQEMGLQDVLSPRRLQGVHTILAYIKRLATKELASEAGQR
- a CDS encoding sulfurtransferase; translated protein: MTQASHTYARPEVLVDTQWVAEHRDDPGVRIVECDEDVLLYDLGHVPGAVKIDWVEDLNDPLVRDYLDKAGFEKLMRKKGIANDTTVVFYGDKNNWWATYAFWVFQLFGHTNAKIMNGGRKKWIDEGRELATEVPQYPATDYTAPERSDEQIRAFRDQVLAALKQRDVALVDVRSPDEYTGKKLHMPEYPQEGALRGGHIPGAQNIPWATAVNEDSTFKSRPELEQIYGSKGITPDKDVIAYCRIGERSSHTWFVLTYLLGYDKVRNYDGSWTEWGNGVGLPIEK
- a CDS encoding non-heme iron oxygenase ferredoxin subunit, which translates into the protein MAEFVTVASVQDFNEGTVKACTVNGEMIAIVACNGQFYAINNICSHEYAELHEGEVDTDECTIECPLHGSQFSLESGRPRTLPAVTPIATYEVRVVGDEIQVAVS
- the sufB gene encoding Fe-S cluster assembly protein SufB; this encodes MTTAQKPELNFDYSKYGFRDEENYTFKSSKGLSEDIVREISRMKSEPEWMLKRRLKALDIFNKKPLPLQGMWANEELAELDFNDIHYFVRPGEKPATDWDAVPESIKNTFEKLGIPEAERKFLAGVGAQYESEVVYHSLREEWEKLGVIFLDMDTGLKEYPEIVKEYFGTVIPAADNKFAALNTAVWSGGSFVYVPKGVKVDIPLQAYFRINAENMGQFERTLIIVDEGAEVHYIEGCTAPVYSTNSLHSAVVEIIVKKDGKCRYTTIQNWANNIFNLVTKRAVAYEHAQMEWVDGNIGSRLTMKYPSVYLMGRGAKGEVLSVAYAGEGQHQDAGAKMIHAAPDTTSRITNKSVSKNGGRTTYRGLAKVLPGATNAKVNVVCDALILDDRSASDTIPFIEIEEDKATLAHEATVGKIGEDQLFYLMSRGLSEAEALSMIVLGFMEPFTRELPMEYAVELNRLIQMEMEGSVG